Below is a window of Halomicrobium mukohataei DSM 12286 DNA.
ACGACCGGAGCGGGCGATCTGGAAGGCCCGCCGGAGCACGCGGGGGAGGTGCTCGACGGAGGTGACCTCAAAGCTCTGTTTCGTGACCGGCTCCATGACGCTCGGGAAGTCGCCGGGCTTCTGGCGTTCGATCTCCTGGAGGATCCCCTGTCCGTACTCGTGGGTCTGTGGCGCGCCGGTGAAGACGACCATCGGGATCGAGTCGACGTAGGCCGTCGCGACGCCGGTGACCGTGTTGGTCGCACCGGGGCCGATCGAGGTGAAGACGGCCAGCGGTTCGCCGGTCACGCGGGCGTACCCGTCTGCGAGGTGGGCGGCACCTTGCTCGTGACGCGGCTGGACGACCGATACGTCGGAGTCGTTGAAGGCGTCGAGCAGGTTCGTGCTCCCGTGGCCGGGAATCCCGACGAGGTACTCGACGCCCTCCTTCTCCAGATACGTGGCGATAATCTCGCCACCGTTCATTCGAGACATCTCGTCCGTACTGACGGAACCCCAATTATTAAACGTACCTCAAAGCGGACGGCCCGGTCACGCTCACAGCGACGGGATGACCTCGTCACCCATCACCTCGAAGAACCGTTCCGGCTCCGGACTGGTGTTGCCGAGCGCGATCCGGTCGAAGCCCATCTCCGCGTACGCTTCGAGCTGGCCGGCGATCTCGGCGGGGTCGTCGGCGATGAGGAACTTCGCCTCGACCTGTTCGCGCGTGGCCTTCTCCCCCTCGCGCTCGATCTCTTTCGGGTTCGCCAGCGCGCGGTCGAAGACGTCCTGCGTGGTCGCCCACCACGGACGGGTCGATTCGCGGGCCCGCTCGCGGTCCTCGTCGTAGGACGCGATCACGAGCAGCGTCGTCTCGATCTGGTCGGGGTCTCGGCCGGCGTCCGTCGCGTATCGCCTGATCGCCGGGTACATCCGTTCCGTGTACTCCTCGCCGGTCTTGACCGTGATGAATCCGTCCCCGTACTCGCCGGTCAGCGACGCCGTGCTGGGACCGTTGGCCGCGATCTGTACCTCGGGTCGTTCGTCGGGCATCGTGTAGAGGCGGGCGTCGTCGACCTCGTAGTGCTCGCCCTCGTAGCTGTAGAAGCCGTCGTTCTCCCAGAGGCCGTGGACGATCTCCAGGGTCTCTTCGAGGCGGTTGCGCCGGACGCCGTAGTCGGGCCACTCGTGTCCGAGCGGTTTCTCGTTCATCGCCTCGCCGGTCGAGAGCCCGAGGACGACCCGCTCGTCGTGCATCGACTGGAGCGTGGCGAAGGCCTGGGCGACGAGCGCGGGGTGGTAGTGTTCGCCTGCCGGCGTCACGCACGTCCCGACCGGGAGATCGACGCGCTCGATCGCCGCCCCGAGCCACGACCACGCGAACCCCGCCTCCGCGTCCGTGTGAAACCAGGGGTGGAAGTGATCCGACGT
It encodes the following:
- a CDS encoding TIGR03557 family F420-dependent LLM class oxidoreductase → MVAVDYMAHQEQYSPSELLAFSELAAANGFDFIWTSDHFHPWFHTDAEAGFAWSWLGAAIERVDLPVGTCVTPAGEHYHPALVAQAFATLQSMHDERVVLGLSTGEAMNEKPLGHEWPDYGVRRNRLEETLEIVHGLWENDGFYSYEGEHYEVDDARLYTMPDERPEVQIAANGPSTASLTGEYGDGFITVKTGEEYTERMYPAIRRYATDAGRDPDQIETTLLVIASYDEDRERARESTRPWWATTQDVFDRALANPKEIEREGEKATREQVEAKFLIADDPAEIAGQLEAYAEMGFDRIALGNTSPEPERFFEVMGDEVIPSL